The DNA sequence ATTTAGATCAGGAAAACCAGGAAGAAATCCTTAAACACGTAGGATATTTGGTTAGTGAAATAAGTGAAAACTTCAAAGAATCCAAAGCTTATGCAGACCAAATAAAACAGATGACTGACGTCAATAAAGTAATAGCCAATGTATTCCCTTACATGCGATTATCCTTAGAAGAAAAACAAGACTTTCTGGAAACACGATCCCTTAAAAAGAAGAGTCTAAAATTCCTAGACATCCTAATTGAACAGAAAGAATCAATTCAGTTTCAGATGGAGATGGCTGCCAAACTCAATGAAGAAATGAATAAAAAACACCGTGAAAACCTCTTAAAAGAACAACTTCGAGTCATACAAGACGAACTCTCAGAATCTGAAGGTACGCGTAAAAAAGATTACCGTGAACTTATTGATGAATCTGACATGCCAGATGATGTCCGAGAAATTGCCCTGGAAGAAGTAAACAAATTGGAACGACAGGGTCCTCACAGTTCTGAAGAAAACGTCATCAGAAATTATTTGGACTTGTTAGTCGCCTTACCATGGGGTGAAAGTCAGATCAAAGATATTGACATTGAAGCTGCACGAAAAGTTCTAAACGAAGAACATTACGGTCTGGATAAGGTTAAGGACCGCATCATCCAACATTTAACAGTGATGAAACTCAAGCAAAACAAGCAGGGATCCATCCTCCTACTGGTGGGTCCTCCTGGAACCGGAAAAACCAGCTTGGGTAAGAGCATAGCTGAAGCACTAGAACGAAAATATGTAAGAATCAGCTTAGGTGGTGTTAAAGATGAATCTGAAATTAGAGGACACCGAAGAACATATGTTGGAGCATTACCTGGGCGTATAATAAATGGAATGAAACGTGCTGGTACAAAAAATCCGGTGTTCATCTTAGACGAGGTAGATAAGTTAATGGCATCATACAGTGGAGATCCAGCCAGTGCCTTACTGGAAGTACTGGACCCAGAACAAAACAACACATTCTCTGATCACTACTTGGAAGTTCCCTACGACCTATCAGATGTGTTCTTCATTGCCACAGCCAATTCCCTTAAAGGCATTCCAAGCCCACTAAAGGACCGTATGGAAATTATCCAAATCGGAAGTTACACCAGCCATGAAAAATTCCATATTGCCAAAAATCACCTCCTAGCAGAAGTTCTAGAAGACAATGGCTTGGATGAAAGTAAGATATTATTGGAAGATGACGCAATAAAAACCATAATCGAAAAATACACTCGAGAAGCAGGGGTAAGAGGACTTAAACGTCAATTGGAAACTGTTGCCAGAGTCGCCTCTGAAAAAATCGTGTTGGAAAAAGTAAGCCTTCCTTATGTGGTCAAAACTAACATGCTATA is a window from the Methanobacterium sp. genome containing:
- the lon gene encoding endopeptidase La; this encodes MDEIKEKQELPVLVLPDMVLLHETNMNLKITKKMGKEIHKRVKDYDYFGIAVASKEGVPARFYAESDIYHTGTLIKIENAAEMRDFYHLKIEIIERAKIDELIKDGINYRAKYHLIPDINDLDQENQEEILKHVGYLVSEISENFKESKAYADQIKQMTDVNKVIANVFPYMRLSLEEKQDFLETRSLKKKSLKFLDILIEQKESIQFQMEMAAKLNEEMNKKHRENLLKEQLRVIQDELSESEGTRKKDYRELIDESDMPDDVREIALEEVNKLERQGPHSSEENVIRNYLDLLVALPWGESQIKDIDIEAARKVLNEEHYGLDKVKDRIIQHLTVMKLKQNKQGSILLLVGPPGTGKTSLGKSIAEALERKYVRISLGGVKDESEIRGHRRTYVGALPGRIINGMKRAGTKNPVFILDEVDKLMASYSGDPASALLEVLDPEQNNTFSDHYLEVPYDLSDVFFIATANSLKGIPSPLKDRMEIIQIGSYTSHEKFHIAKNHLLAEVLEDNGLDESKILLEDDAIKTIIEKYTREAGVRGLKRQLETVARVASEKIVLEKVSLPYVVKTNMLYDLLGHELIQVHIAGKKNPPGVVTGLAWTPVGGDILFIEGAFMPGTGKLMLTGQLGDVMKESAKISQSLIRSRLAFNLKKAEFEKKDLHIHVPSGAIPKDGPSAGVALLTTIASLVTGREVDPKLAMTGEISLRGAVLPVGGIKEKVLAAHRAGIKKVILPQENFNDLDEVPDDVKKEIEFITVETVEDVINQTIGLELPKPLMMEMSPDSLSGGAGT